Proteins from a genomic interval of Verrucomicrobium sp.:
- the atpC gene encoding ATP synthase F1 subunit epsilon, translated as MATLRLEIVTPETRVFAGDVESVLLPGVEGDLGILPQHAPLLTQLAPGELAYVEKGVSHTLAVGHGFAEVTGTEVSILTDLAVREADIDEKLVAEALQRAEEALRNRSLVGEELEATEASIARSLAQLKLKRRRHPGNAAIR; from the coding sequence ATGGCCACCCTCCGCCTGGAAATCGTGACCCCGGAAACCCGCGTCTTCGCGGGCGACGTGGAGAGCGTCCTCCTCCCCGGCGTGGAAGGGGACCTGGGCATCCTGCCCCAGCACGCCCCCCTCCTCACCCAGCTGGCCCCCGGCGAGCTGGCCTACGTGGAAAAGGGCGTCTCCCACACCCTGGCCGTCGGCCACGGGTTCGCGGAAGTGACCGGCACGGAAGTCTCCATCCTGACCGACCTGGCCGTCCGGGAGGCCGACATCGACGAAAAGCTCGTCGCCGAGGCCCTCCAGCGCGCCGAGGAAGCCCTCCGCAACCGCTCCCTGGTCGGCGAGGAACTGGAAGCCACCGAGGCCTCCATCGCCCGCTCCCTGGCCCAGCTCAAGCTCAAGCGCCGCCGCCACCCGGGCAACGCCGCCATCCGCTAA